From one Doryrhamphus excisus isolate RoL2022-K1 chromosome 9, RoL_Dexc_1.0, whole genome shotgun sequence genomic stretch:
- the il17d gene encoding interleukin-17D → MRRGFRVLLAALLLLHVAALAAVGGRVRKKVPRTRSCLDLPEEILEQMFGRLSVGVLSAFHHALQLEPRDKVNLNCPGTAPSPPADSKSRLPVNLLSVSPWAYRISYDPSRYPRHIPEAYCLCKGCLTGPDRQESDQYRSTPVYAPSVILRRSGSCVGGRHSYSEVYVSIAVGCTCVPLLDKDRLIQNGNQSLESWRTEPKAARSFSVAGSKRVG, encoded by the exons ATGCGGCGTGGGTTCCGTGTCCTGTTGGCGGCACTGCTGCTTCTCCACGTCGCCGCCCTCGCCGCGGTGGGCGGCCGCGTGAGGAAGAAGGTCCCGCGGACTCGCTCGTGCTTGGACCTCCCGGAGGAGATCCTGGAGCAGATGTTCGGGCGTCTCTCTGTCGGCGTGCTGAGTGCCTTCCACCACGCCCTGCAGCTGGAGCCCCGGGACAAAGTCAACCTGAACTGCCCCGGGACCGCGCCGTCCCCGCCGGCCGACAGCAAGAGCCGCCTTCCTGTCAACCTGCTTAGCGTCTCGCCCTGGGCGTACAG GATCTCCTATGACCCAAGCAGATACCCGCGCCACATCCCAGAGGCCTACTGCTTGTGTAAGGGCTGTCTGACCGGACCTGACCGCCAGGAGAGCGACCAGTACCGCAGTACGCCTGTCTACGCTCCCTCCGTCATACTCAGGAGGTCCGGTTCTTGTGTCGGGGGCCGCCACTCCTACTCCGAGGTGTACGTCTCCATCGCCGTGGGGTGCACGTGTGTGCCTCTTCTGGACAAAGACAGGCTCATCCAGAATGGCAACCAGAGCCTGGAGTCTTGGAGAACGGAGCCCAAAGCTGCCAGGTCCTTCTCGGTAGCAGGAAGCAAGCGAGTGGGCTGA